A single window of Hevea brasiliensis isolate MT/VB/25A 57/8 unplaced genomic scaffold, ASM3005281v1 Scaf478, whole genome shotgun sequence DNA harbors:
- the LOC131177432 gene encoding probable serine/threonine-protein kinase PBL17, with translation MQDFNAKLSDFGLAKDGPMGDQTHVSTRVMGTYGYAAPEYVMTGHLTARSDVYGFGVVLLELLLGRRALDKGRPSREHNLVEWARPLLNHNKKVLRILDPRMEGQYSVKTAKKVTNLAYQCLSQNPKGRPLMSQVVELLEGVQSKDEDEMFQTNEKGVTLYEDSGLSSCTPETRNPDTGNGRRKPANGRSNSEPSTECDLYNPCSDFAVSSPVRS, from the exons ATGCAGGACTTCAATGCAAAGCTTTCAGACTTTGGACTGGCGAAGGATGGACCAATGGGAGACCAGACACATGTGTCAACGCGGGTAATGGGTACATATGGATATGCTGCACCTGAATATGTAATGACTG GGCATTTAACTGCTCGGAGTGATGTTTATGGTTTTGGAGTAGTGCTGCTTGAATTGCTTCTCGGACGGAGGGCCTTAGACAAGGGTAGACCTAGCCGAGAACACAACCTGGTTGAGTGGGCCCGACCACTTTTGAACCACAATAAGAAGGTTCTAAGGATCTTAGACCCTAGAATGGAAGGGCAGTATTCAGTTAAAACTGCAAAGAAAGTAACCAATTTGGCATACCAATGCCTTAGCCAAAATCCAAAAGGGAGACCTCTGATGAGCCAGGTGGTTGAATTACTTGAAGGTGTTCAGTCAAAGGATGAAGATGAAATGTTTCAAACCAATGAGAAAGGTGTTACCCTTTACGAGGATTCAGGGCTTTCCTCTTGTACTCCAGAGACGAGAAATCCAGATACAGGTAATGGAAGGCGCAAACCGGCAAATGGAAGAAGCAACAGCGAGCCCTCAACCGAGTGTGATCTTTATAACCCTTGCTCCGATTTTGCAGTCTCGAGTCCAGTGAGAAGCTAG